A window from Alloyangia pacifica encodes these proteins:
- the cydB gene encoding cytochrome d ubiquinol oxidase subunit II produces MLGLELSFIWAGIIAFAVLVYVILDGFDLGVGILFPLAKTEQERDVMMNSVAPIWDGNETWLVLGGGGLFAVFPLAYAVVMPALYVPIILMLLALIFRGVAFEYRWRTKRWKRLWDFAFFGGSLVAGFSQGMALGGLVQGIEVVDRGYAGGWWDWLSPFSLLTGLAVATGYALLGATWLVMKLEGGVHDRMRRVAQPLGLATLVFLGLVSLFTPLQDEVYFQRWFSGGSLVFSVAVPVLVLLCAAGLWKGLRGGGDRLPFFSALGFFVLGFIGIGISFYPMIVPPSLTIVEAAAPDSSLAFALVGTVILIPIILTYTAYAYWVFRGKIDPSEGYH; encoded by the coding sequence ATGCTCGGATTGGAGCTTTCCTTCATTTGGGCCGGGATCATCGCCTTTGCCGTGCTGGTCTACGTGATCCTCGACGGGTTCGATCTCGGGGTGGGCATCCTGTTCCCGCTCGCCAAGACCGAGCAGGAGCGCGACGTGATGATGAACTCGGTCGCGCCGATCTGGGATGGCAACGAAACCTGGCTGGTGCTGGGCGGCGGCGGGCTCTTCGCGGTCTTCCCGCTGGCCTATGCGGTGGTCATGCCGGCGCTCTACGTGCCGATCATCCTGATGCTTCTCGCGCTGATCTTCCGAGGGGTCGCTTTCGAGTACCGTTGGCGCACGAAACGCTGGAAGCGGCTGTGGGACTTCGCCTTTTTCGGCGGCTCGCTGGTGGCGGGCTTCTCGCAGGGCATGGCGCTCGGCGGCCTGGTGCAGGGCATCGAGGTGGTGGATCGCGGCTACGCCGGCGGCTGGTGGGACTGGCTCTCGCCCTTCTCGCTGCTCACCGGGCTGGCGGTGGCCACGGGCTATGCGCTGCTCGGCGCCACGTGGCTCGTCATGAAGCTCGAGGGCGGGGTGCATGACCGCATGCGCCGGGTCGCGCAGCCGCTGGGGCTGGCGACGCTGGTCTTTTTGGGCCTCGTGTCGCTCTTCACGCCGCTGCAGGACGAGGTCTACTTCCAGCGCTGGTTCAGCGGCGGCTCGCTGGTCTTCTCCGTGGCCGTACCTGTGCTGGTGCTGCTTTGCGCGGCGGGTCTCTGGAAGGGGCTGCGAGGCGGCGGTGACCGACTGCCGTTCTTCTCGGCGCTCGGCTTCTTTGTGCTGGGCTTCATCGGCATCGGCATCAGCTTCTATCCGATGATCGTCCCGCCCTCGCTGACCATCGTCGAGGCTGCGGCGCCCGACAGCAGCCTTGCCTTCGCGCTCGTGGGCACAGTGATCCTGATCCCGATCATCCTGACCTACACCGCCTACGCCTACTGGGTGTTCCGCGGCAAGATCGACCCCTCTGAGGGCTATCACTGA
- a CDS encoding cytochrome ubiquinol oxidase subunit I produces MTAEVLARLQFAFTVSFHIIFPAFSIGLASYLAVLNGAWLWTRDGRYLSLFNFWKKIFAVAFGMGVVSGIVMSYQFGTNWSVFSDKAGPVIGPMMAYEVLTAFFLEAGFLGIMLFGRSRVGDGLHMLATGMVALGTLISATWILAVNSWMHTPAGFSIAENGQFVPEDWWQIVFNPSFPYRLVHMVLAAYLTTALVVGGASAFQLLRAPGHTVSKRSLSMAMWMLVLVAPLQIFAGDQHGLNTLEHQPAKIAAMEGHFERHEGGVPLVLFAIPDQQNQKLDYALEVPHLGSLILTHSWDGQIPALSEFPVEDQPPVWIVFWSFRVMVALGFAMLGLALWGLWARWRGRLYSDPWLLRACVALGPAGFVAVLAGWITTEVGRQPWTVYGLLRTSESHSPLDLPALTTSLIGFVTVYFFVFGAGTFYLLRMMRKAPDTPRLGLRDGPIRTAGIMPGPTMTSGERSD; encoded by the coding sequence ATGACCGCAGAAGTTCTCGCCCGGCTCCAGTTCGCCTTCACGGTGTCGTTCCACATAATCTTCCCGGCCTTCTCGATCGGGCTGGCGAGCTATCTCGCGGTGCTCAACGGCGCCTGGCTGTGGACGCGGGACGGGCGGTACCTGTCCCTGTTCAACTTCTGGAAAAAGATCTTCGCCGTCGCCTTCGGGATGGGCGTGGTGTCGGGCATCGTCATGTCCTACCAGTTCGGCACCAACTGGTCGGTGTTTTCCGACAAGGCCGGCCCGGTGATCGGCCCGATGATGGCCTACGAGGTGCTGACCGCCTTCTTCCTCGAGGCGGGCTTTTTGGGGATTATGCTCTTCGGCCGTAGCCGGGTGGGGGACGGGCTGCACATGCTGGCGACCGGCATGGTGGCGCTGGGGACGCTGATTTCGGCCACTTGGATCCTCGCGGTGAACAGCTGGATGCACACGCCGGCCGGCTTCTCGATCGCCGAGAACGGCCAGTTCGTGCCCGAGGACTGGTGGCAGATCGTCTTCAACCCCTCCTTTCCCTACAGGTTGGTGCACATGGTGCTGGCGGCCTATCTGACCACCGCGCTCGTGGTCGGTGGCGCCTCGGCCTTCCAGCTTCTCAGGGCGCCCGGCCACACGGTGTCGAAACGGAGCCTGTCGATGGCGATGTGGATGCTGGTGCTCGTGGCGCCGCTGCAGATCTTCGCCGGCGACCAGCACGGGCTCAACACGCTCGAACATCAGCCTGCGAAGATCGCCGCGATGGAGGGCCACTTCGAGCGCCACGAGGGTGGCGTGCCGCTGGTGCTCTTTGCCATCCCGGACCAACAGAACCAGAAGCTGGACTATGCGCTCGAGGTGCCGCACCTGGGCTCTCTCATCCTGACACACAGCTGGGACGGGCAGATCCCGGCCCTCTCGGAATTCCCGGTCGAGGATCAGCCGCCGGTTTGGATCGTGTTCTGGTCGTTCCGGGTGATGGTGGCGCTCGGCTTTGCCATGCTCGGGCTGGCGCTCTGGGGGCTCTGGGCGCGCTGGCGAGGCCGGCTCTATAGCGATCCCTGGTTGCTGCGCGCCTGCGTGGCGCTCGGTCCGGCGGGTTTCGTGGCGGTGCTGGCGGGATGGATCACCACCGAGGTCGGCCGCCAACCCTGGACGGTCTACGGGCTGCTGCGCACCTCCGAGAGTCATTCGCCGTTGGACCTGCCGGCTCTGACGACCTCGCTGATCGGCTTCGTCACCGTCTATTTCTTCGTCTTCGGAGCGGGCACCTTTTACCTGCTGCGGATGATGCGCAAGGCGCCCGATACGCCGCGGCTCGGCCTGCGCGACGGGCCGATCCGGACGGCGGGGATCATGCCAGGCCCTACAATGACCTCCGGCGAGAGGAGCGACTGA
- the coxB gene encoding cytochrome c oxidase subunit II, producing MRALAAAAALVFLAGCSGRHNWLAGAGEEARSVETLFWVVLTGAGVIWALVIGAATYAHRAEAKPHREREARRFIVWGGVILPVLVVGGLLVWGLLILRDITADDGALTVRVDGERWWWRVIYETPEGPVTTANEIRLPLGERALFKLTADDVIHSFWVPALGGKMDMIPGRETELALTPRRLGNWGGLCAEFCGGAHALMRFDAVVMEPDDFARWLEHEARPAQVAEGDRGFVVFDEEGCGACHAIRGTEARGAVGPDLTHLASRDKLGAGIYAMTPGNMARWITDTHEMKPEIDMPAYPGLQGERLDALVGFLMSLE from the coding sequence TTGAGGGCATTGGCAGCGGCGGCGGCACTGGTATTTTTGGCCGGGTGCTCGGGGCGCCACAATTGGCTCGCCGGCGCCGGCGAGGAAGCGCGGTCGGTAGAGACGCTTTTCTGGGTGGTCCTGACGGGCGCGGGAGTGATCTGGGCTCTGGTGATCGGCGCGGCCACCTATGCCCACCGTGCCGAGGCCAAGCCGCACCGCGAGCGCGAGGCCCGGCGTTTCATCGTCTGGGGCGGCGTCATTCTGCCGGTGCTTGTCGTCGGCGGCCTGCTGGTCTGGGGGCTGCTGATCCTGCGCGACATCACCGCAGATGACGGCGCGCTGACCGTGCGCGTCGACGGCGAGCGCTGGTGGTGGCGGGTGATTTACGAAACGCCCGAGGGCCCGGTGACCACCGCCAACGAGATCCGCCTGCCGCTCGGCGAGCGGGCCCTCTTCAAGCTGACCGCCGATGACGTGATTCACTCCTTCTGGGTGCCCGCTCTGGGGGGCAAGATGGACATGATCCCCGGCCGCGAGACGGAACTGGCCCTGACGCCCCGGAGGCTCGGCAACTGGGGCGGGCTCTGCGCCGAGTTCTGTGGCGGCGCGCATGCGCTGATGCGCTTTGACGCCGTGGTGATGGAGCCCGATGACTTTGCTCGATGGCTTGAACACGAAGCGCGGCCCGCGCAGGTGGCCGAGGGCGATCGGGGTTTCGTCGTCTTCGACGAGGAAGGCTGCGGCGCCTGCCATGCCATCCGCGGCACCGAGGCGCGGGGAGCGGTGGGGCCGGATCTCACCCATCTCGCCTCGCGCGACAAGCTTGGGGCGGGCATCTACGCGATGACTCCGGGGAACATGGCGCGCTGGATCACCGACACCCACGAAATGAAGCCCGAGATCGACATGCCCGCCTATCCGGGCCTGCAGGGCGAGCGGCTGGATGCGCTCGTCGGCTTCCTGATGAGCCTCGAATAA
- the ctaD gene encoding cytochrome c oxidase subunit I, with protein sequence MTEEIDLSKLPPAEPYDKARDEAQRARLMKVWQTPTGWRRISAVNNSSVGKWYLLTSFAFFAFAGFLALLMRAQLAVPNNDLLSQSLYNQLFTLHGTAMMFLFAVPIFEAVAILILPEILGARDLPFPRLSAFGYWCFLIGGIFVCGSVFFGVAPDGGWFMYAPLSSNPDYSGLGADIWLLGLSFIEVSSIAAAVELIVGVLKSRPPGMRLNLVPLYCWYVLVVAGMILFAFPPLIAGDLLLEMERAFGWAFFDPDRGGDPLLWQHLFWIFGHPEVYIIFLPSIALIATILPTFAGRPMVGHSWIVLSAVGVAFLSFGLWVHHMFTTGLPEISLSFFSAASEAVAVPTGIQIFCFIATMLVSKVRRSVPMLFAGGALAIFVFGGLTGVMVALVPFDWQAHDSYFVVAHLHYTLIGGMLFPLFAGVHYWYPFVTQKKMSDKLGRWSFWLMFGGFNLAFLPMHWTGVMGMPRRVWTYDVTDGWAVLNMVSTVGAFIFAAGFVVLAVNVLWPRGKAPLVERNLWNAGTMEWSAEVPDKPWGVRSIPYIHTRYPLWEQKELLGEMDRGEWFLPDAEEGKRELIITDILDARPLYVQRVGGPSYLTLGSAFCLGAVFILATFHLWTLTLLFGAGFVGFTLWWLWTGTSEIPEKPEKEAGRGLVLPTYAQGNNAPGWWAVFITMTGDMTAFMGLVFSYFFYWTALPNFLPDAAKLPGFGWLVIGLALLLAGWITALLARERLAGGGTAQAMALLIAGVPLAALGIGAWCWAAWSAGLNPTETSFDATVWVLILWMGLHLLLDAVMRLYVAARIWRGRCTPRYRADSANLTLFTHFLALTAVVIFALLALFPMLMGVV encoded by the coding sequence ATGACCGAAGAGATCGACCTCTCGAAGCTCCCCCCCGCCGAGCCCTACGACAAGGCGCGCGACGAGGCGCAGCGCGCGCGCCTGATGAAGGTCTGGCAGACCCCGACCGGCTGGCGGCGCATCTCGGCGGTGAACAACTCATCGGTGGGCAAATGGTACCTGCTGACCTCCTTCGCCTTCTTCGCCTTCGCCGGGTTCTTGGCTCTGCTGATGCGCGCCCAACTGGCGGTGCCGAACAACGATCTGCTGTCGCAGAGCCTCTACAACCAGCTCTTCACCCTGCACGGCACTGCGATGATGTTTCTGTTCGCGGTGCCGATCTTCGAGGCGGTGGCGATCCTCATCCTGCCCGAGATCCTCGGCGCGCGCGACCTGCCGTTCCCGCGGCTCTCGGCCTTCGGCTACTGGTGCTTCCTGATCGGCGGCATCTTCGTCTGCGGCTCGGTGTTCTTTGGCGTCGCCCCGGACGGCGGCTGGTTCATGTACGCGCCGTTGTCGTCCAACCCCGATTACAGCGGGCTGGGGGCCGACATCTGGCTGCTGGGCCTGTCGTTCATCGAGGTTTCGTCCATTGCCGCCGCCGTCGAGCTGATCGTCGGAGTGCTCAAGTCGCGCCCGCCGGGGATGCGGCTCAACCTTGTGCCGCTCTATTGCTGGTACGTGCTGGTGGTGGCGGGGATGATCCTTTTTGCCTTCCCGCCGCTGATCGCCGGGGATCTGCTGCTGGAGATGGAGCGGGCCTTTGGCTGGGCCTTCTTCGACCCCGACCGGGGCGGCGACCCGCTTCTGTGGCAGCACCTTTTCTGGATCTTCGGCCACCCCGAGGTCTACATCATCTTCCTGCCCTCCATCGCGCTCATCGCGACCATCCTGCCGACGTTCGCCGGGCGGCCCATGGTGGGCCATTCGTGGATCGTGCTTTCGGCAGTGGGGGTCGCCTTCCTGAGCTTCGGGCTCTGGGTGCACCACATGTTCACCACGGGCCTGCCCGAGATCTCGCTCTCGTTCTTCTCGGCGGCCTCCGAAGCAGTCGCGGTGCCCACGGGCATCCAGATCTTCTGCTTCATCGCGACCATGCTGGTCAGCAAGGTACGCCGCTCCGTGCCGATGCTCTTTGCGGGGGGCGCGCTGGCGATCTTTGTTTTCGGAGGCCTGACGGGTGTCATGGTGGCACTGGTGCCCTTCGACTGGCAGGCGCATGACAGCTACTTCGTGGTGGCGCACCTCCATTACACGCTGATCGGCGGCATGCTCTTCCCGCTCTTTGCCGGGGTGCATTACTGGTACCCGTTCGTCACGCAGAAGAAGATGTCCGACAAGCTGGGGCGCTGGAGCTTCTGGCTGATGTTCGGCGGCTTCAACCTTGCCTTCCTGCCGATGCACTGGACCGGGGTGATGGGCATGCCGCGGCGGGTCTGGACCTATGACGTGACCGACGGCTGGGCGGTGCTGAACATGGTCTCAACCGTCGGGGCCTTCATCTTCGCGGCGGGCTTCGTGGTGCTCGCGGTCAACGTGCTCTGGCCACGCGGAAAGGCGCCGCTGGTGGAGCGGAACCTGTGGAACGCCGGCACCATGGAATGGAGCGCCGAGGTTCCCGACAAGCCCTGGGGCGTGCGCTCGATCCCCTATATCCACACCCGCTATCCGCTCTGGGAGCAGAAAGAGCTGCTCGGCGAGATGGACAGGGGCGAATGGTTCCTGCCCGACGCGGAAGAGGGCAAGCGCGAGCTCATCATCACCGACATCCTTGACGCGCGGCCGCTCTACGTGCAGCGGGTCGGCGGGCCGAGCTACCTGACGCTCGGTTCGGCCTTCTGCCTCGGCGCGGTGTTCATCCTCGCCACCTTCCACCTCTGGACGCTGACGCTGCTCTTCGGCGCGGGCTTCGTCGGGTTCACGCTCTGGTGGCTCTGGACCGGCACCTCGGAGATCCCCGAAAAGCCGGAGAAAGAGGCGGGGCGCGGGCTGGTGCTGCCGACCTACGCGCAGGGCAACAACGCGCCCGGCTGGTGGGCGGTGTTCATCACCATGACCGGCGACATGACCGCCTTCATGGGGCTGGTGTTCAGCTATTTCTTCTACTGGACCGCGCTGCCCAATTTCCTGCCGGACGCGGCGAAACTTCCGGGTTTCGGCTGGCTGGTCATCGGGCTCGCGCTGCTTTTGGCTGGCTGGATCACGGCGCTGCTCGCGCGCGAGCGACTGGCCGGGGGCGGCACCGCGCAGGCGATGGCATTGCTGATCGCGGGCGTGCCGCTTGCCGCGCTTGGGATCGGGGCGTGGTGCTGGGCGGCATGGAGCGCCGGACTGAACCCCACCGAGACCTCCTTCGACGCCACCGTCTGGGTGCTGATCCTGTGGATGGGGCTGCACCTGCTGCTCGACGCGGTGATGCGGCTCTATGTGGCGGCGCGGATCTGGCGCGGGCGCTGCACGCCGCGCTACCGCGCCGACAGTGCGAACTTGACGCTCTTCACCCACTTCCTCGCGCTGACGGCGGTGGTGATCTTCGCGCTGCTGGCGCTCTTCCCGATGCTGATGGGGGTGGTGTGA
- the wrbA gene encoding NAD(P)H:quinone oxidoreductase type IV yields the protein MAHPKIAVIFYSTYGTNHQIALAAAEAAKDAGAEVRLLRVAETAPEAVVNGQDAWKAQAEKMADIPVVTPDDMVWADGYFFSAPTRYGQSASQLRAFIDTLGGVWSEGKLAGKTITATTSAQNVHGGQEATTLGLYTTAMHWGAIIVAPGYTSDVIYASGGNPYGFSTEAGAFDETGKASVSHQAKRLVDITAKLIA from the coding sequence GTGGCACACCCCAAGATTGCAGTCATCTTCTACTCAACCTATGGCACCAATCACCAGATCGCCCTCGCGGCGGCCGAGGCCGCCAAGGACGCCGGCGCGGAGGTCCGCCTTCTGCGCGTCGCCGAGACCGCACCCGAGGCCGTGGTGAACGGCCAAGACGCCTGGAAGGCGCAGGCCGAGAAGATGGCCGACATCCCCGTCGTCACGCCCGACGACATGGTCTGGGCCGATGGCTATTTCTTCAGCGCCCCAACGCGCTACGGCCAGTCCGCCTCGCAGTTGCGGGCCTTCATCGACACGCTCGGCGGGGTCTGGTCGGAGGGCAAGCTCGCGGGCAAGACGATCACCGCGACCACCAGCGCGCAGAACGTGCACGGCGGCCAAGAGGCGACCACGCTTGGCCTTTACACCACCGCGATGCATTGGGGAGCGATCATCGTGGCGCCGGGTTATACGAGCGACGTCATCTACGCCTCGGGCGGCAACCCCTACGGCTTCTCGACCGAAGCCGGCGCGTTTGACGAGACCGGCAAGGCCTCGGTCTCGCACCAGGCCAAGCGCCTGGTCGACATCACCGCGAAGCTGATCGCCTAA
- a CDS encoding DUF2474 family protein: MRGRRLLWFVGLWLAGIAAVGAVALLIRLALPY, encoded by the coding sequence ATGCGGGGCAGGAGGCTGCTCTGGTTCGTAGGGCTCTGGCTTGCGGGAATCGCGGCAGTGGGTGCCGTGGCGCTGCTGATCCGGCTCGCGCTGCCGTACTGA